In one Phyllostomus discolor isolate MPI-MPIP mPhyDis1 chromosome 8, mPhyDis1.pri.v3, whole genome shotgun sequence genomic region, the following are encoded:
- the CA4 gene encoding carbonic anhydrase 4, which yields MRLLLALLALVRYRSSAGAESHWCYEAQAKASDCLGPDQWGGDCKKTRQSPINIVTTKAQVDKTLGCFSFSGYDKKQKWAVQNNGHSVMVLLGNEATVAGGGLAARYRATQLHLHWSRELDAGSEHSLDGERFAMEMHIVHKKENPKEAQDSKDEIAVLAFLVEAGPRNDGFQPLVEVLSAIPRPTMSTTMKQSISLLDLLPEKEKLRHYFRYLGSLTTPSCDEKVVWTVFEEPIQLHQDQILAFSEKLYYDNQQKLNMTDNVRPLQRRGQRPVFRSRAPGRLLPLPLPALLAPTLSCLVAGFLR from the exons agTCACACTGGTGCTACGAGGCTCAGGCCAAGGCCTCCGACTGCCTGG GGCCTGACCAGTGGGGTGGAGACTGCAAGAAGACACGCCAGTCCCCCATCAACATCGTCACCACCAAGGCACAGGTGGACAAAACCCTGGGCTGCTTCTCCTTCTCCGGCTATGACAAGAAGCAAAAGTGGGCCGTCCAAAACAACGGGCACTCAG TGATGGTGTTGCTGGGGAACGAGGCCACCGTCGCTGGAGGAGGCCTGGCGGCCCGGTACCGGGCCACGCAGCTGCACCTGCACTGGTCCAGGGAGCTGGATGCGGGCTCAGAGCACAGCCTGGACGGGGAGCGCTTTGCCATGGAG ATGCACATAGTACACAAGAAAGAGAACCCGAAAGAGGCCCAGGACTCCAAAGACGAGATTGCAGTGCTGGCCTTCCTGGTGGAG GCTGGACCCAGGAATGATGGTTTCCAGCCCCTGGTGGAGGTGCTGTCTGCTATTCCCAGACCCA CGATGAGCACCACAATGAAACAGAGCATCAGCCTGTTAGACCTGCTCCCtgagaaggagaaactgaggcactacTTCCGCTACCTGGGCTCGCTCACCACGCCAAGCTGTGACGAGAAGGTTGTCTGGACGGTGTTTGAGGAACCCATTCAGCTCCACCAGGACCAG ATCCTTGCGTTCTCTGAGAAGCTGTACTACGACAATCAGCAGAAGCTGAACATGACGGACAACGTCAGGCCCCTCCAGCGCCGGGGCCAGCGCCCAGTGTTCAGGTCCCGGGCCCCGGGCCGGCTGCTGCCCTTGCCACTGCCCGCTCTGCTGGCACCCACGCTCAGCTGCCTGGTGGCCGGCTTCCTCCGCTGA